One window of the Haloarcula halobia genome contains the following:
- a CDS encoding DUF7261 family protein, whose protein sequence is MRRGQLVLVAAALVAVALAPIVLSYLQLGYHGDVRATADHGDQTRDARRTLDRAVATAQSGVTGEYAWSRRRAAVTEVRGRLEPRLERLRTSEVDAGTVHAATYNGTVAGAWADERCPGGPARQFGACAVDRGVLVQNRTGVTHVVGVGFDLTTTTPRGETRVTVFVRPVGR, encoded by the coding sequence GTGAGACGGGGCCAGCTCGTGCTCGTCGCGGCGGCGCTCGTCGCGGTCGCGCTGGCACCGATCGTCCTCTCGTACCTCCAGCTGGGCTACCACGGCGACGTCCGGGCGACGGCGGACCACGGCGATCAGACCCGGGACGCCCGGCGCACGCTCGACCGGGCGGTCGCGACTGCGCAGTCGGGCGTCACCGGCGAGTACGCCTGGTCGCGCCGGCGGGCCGCGGTGACGGAGGTCCGCGGCCGACTGGAACCGCGACTCGAGCGGCTCCGGACCTCGGAGGTCGACGCCGGGACGGTGCACGCGGCGACCTACAACGGAACCGTCGCCGGGGCGTGGGCCGACGAGCGCTGTCCGGGCGGCCCGGCCCGACAGTTCGGCGCCTGCGCCGTCGACCGGGGCGTGCTCGTCCAGAACCGGACCGGCGTCACCCACGTCGTCGGCGTCGGTTTCGACCTCACGACGACGACGCCCCGCGGCGAGACGCGCGTCACCGTCTTCGTCCGCCCGGTCGGTCGATGA
- a CDS encoding cobyric acid synthase: MTTVLVAGTASHVGKSTIAAGLCRLLSNRGHDVAPFKAQNMSNNARATPGGEIGVSQYVQARAARVSPTTDHNPVLLKPRGDGESQLVVDGDAVADVSAGAYYEDHWDAALEAAEAAHGRLERAHDVVVAEGAGSVAEINLHDRDLANVETARFADAEVLLVADIERGGVFASIVGTFELVPESLRDRIAGVVITKFRGDRSLLGPGIEAVEERTGVPVLGVVPYEDPGLPEEDSVSLPPVGTRAVRGDDDGVPGDRSVTVAVPRLPRISNFTDLEPLVREPGVRVAYVPPGDSLADADAVVLPGSKNTVDDLLALREAGFDERLAAFEGPVVGLCGGYQMLGESLANAALEGTTDQERVDGVGLLPVETRFSETKTVEHVTRQIRGVGPLEGAEGRVEGYEIHTGESTLTGDVTRPFAAEGAATDDVLGTYLHDLFENDLAKRAFVRNTFGAAGIDPPQGGDAEQPNPYERAARLVADHVDLGPLGFE; this comes from the coding sequence ATGACGACCGTCCTCGTCGCCGGAACTGCGTCCCACGTGGGCAAGAGTACGATCGCGGCCGGGCTCTGTCGCCTCCTGTCGAACCGCGGCCACGACGTGGCCCCGTTCAAGGCCCAGAACATGAGTAACAACGCCCGAGCGACCCCGGGCGGGGAGATCGGCGTCTCACAGTACGTCCAGGCCCGGGCGGCACGCGTCTCGCCGACGACCGACCATAACCCAGTCTTGCTCAAACCCCGCGGCGACGGCGAGTCCCAGCTGGTCGTCGACGGCGACGCCGTAGCCGACGTATCGGCGGGCGCCTACTACGAGGACCACTGGGACGCCGCACTGGAGGCGGCCGAGGCCGCCCACGGCCGACTCGAGCGAGCCCACGACGTCGTCGTGGCCGAGGGGGCCGGCTCCGTCGCCGAGATCAACCTCCACGACCGCGACCTCGCGAACGTCGAGACGGCCCGGTTCGCCGACGCCGAGGTGCTGCTGGTGGCCGACATCGAGCGCGGCGGCGTCTTCGCGTCCATCGTCGGGACGTTCGAACTCGTCCCCGAGTCCCTCAGGGACCGCATCGCCGGCGTCGTGATAACGAAGTTCCGCGGCGACCGCTCGCTGCTCGGGCCCGGCATCGAGGCCGTCGAGGAGCGTACCGGTGTGCCGGTGCTCGGCGTCGTCCCCTACGAGGACCCCGGTCTCCCCGAGGAAGACAGCGTCTCGCTCCCGCCGGTCGGTACGCGCGCGGTTCGTGGAGACGACGACGGCGTCCCCGGGGACCGGAGCGTCACCGTCGCCGTCCCGCGCCTCCCGCGCATCTCGAACTTCACGGACCTCGAACCGCTCGTCCGCGAACCCGGCGTCCGGGTCGCCTACGTTCCGCCGGGCGACTCGCTTGCGGACGCCGACGCCGTCGTCCTGCCCGGGAGCAAGAACACCGTCGACGACCTGCTGGCGCTCAGAGAGGCGGGGTTCGACGAGCGACTCGCCGCCTTCGAGGGGCCGGTGGTCGGCCTCTGTGGCGGCTACCAGATGCTCGGGGAGTCGCTGGCAAATGCTGCCCTCGAAGGTACTACCGACCAGGAGCGCGTCGACGGCGTCGGCCTGCTCCCCGTCGAGACGAGGTTCTCCGAGACAAAGACGGTCGAGCACGTCACGCGGCAGATACGCGGCGTCGGCCCGCTCGAGGGCGCCGAAGGCCGCGTGGAGGGCTACGAGATACACACGGGCGAGTCGACGCTGACCGGCGACGTGACGCGCCCCTTCGCGGCCGAGGGGGCCGCCACCGACGACGTGCTCGGTACCTACCTCCACGATCTCTTCGAGAACGATCTGGCGAAACGTGCCTTCGTGAGAAATACGTTCGGAGCCGCCGGTATCGACCCGCCGCAGGGGGGCGACGCCGAGCAGCCAAATCCCTACGAACGCGCCGCACGGCTGGTCGCCGACCACGTGGACCTCGGGCCACTCGGGTTCGAGTGA
- a CDS encoding helix-turn-helix transcriptional regulator, translated as MEPDEAAFGDVQFLTGSPQRFAVLSALCETPARPCELCDRVDATRTTVQRILAGFRERDWAYKRDGQYHPTVTGRRVLTRYRSLLTEVERAREFGPVATHLEPVADRFPTALLTESTMTRGTEQDPLAAVTRLIDRFQSAEGRVRAISPIVSQSFNEVAADLLESDVEMTLVVDRDVIDRSASDFPTAFERGIEHGGIEIFVHETPLSFGLLLDDTGCCLAVYDDGNNLKATIESADESVREWAHVQYERRKERADPLETLVTDSQE; from the coding sequence ATGGAACCCGACGAGGCGGCCTTCGGGGACGTCCAGTTTCTCACTGGGTCCCCCCAGCGGTTCGCGGTGCTGTCGGCCCTGTGTGAGACGCCGGCACGGCCCTGCGAGCTGTGCGACCGGGTAGACGCGACGCGGACGACCGTCCAGCGCATCCTCGCCGGGTTCAGGGAGCGCGACTGGGCCTACAAACGCGACGGGCAGTACCACCCGACGGTGACCGGGCGGCGGGTGCTGACCCGGTACCGATCGCTGCTGACCGAAGTCGAACGGGCCCGCGAGTTCGGCCCCGTCGCGACGCACCTGGAACCGGTGGCCGACCGGTTCCCTACGGCGCTGCTGACCGAGAGCACGATGACGCGGGGGACGGAACAGGACCCGCTCGCGGCGGTGACCCGGCTCATCGACCGGTTCCAATCGGCCGAGGGGCGAGTTCGGGCGATCTCGCCCATCGTCTCCCAGTCGTTCAACGAGGTGGCGGCCGACCTGCTGGAGTCCGACGTCGAGATGACGCTCGTCGTCGACCGGGACGTCATCGACCGCTCCGCGTCGGACTTCCCGACGGCGTTCGAGCGGGGGATAGAACACGGCGGTATCGAGATCTTCGTCCACGAGACGCCGCTGTCGTTCGGGCTGTTACTGGACGACACGGGGTGCTGTCTGGCCGTCTACGACGACGGGAACAACCTCAAAGCGACCATCGAGTCGGCCGACGAGTCCGTCAGAGAGTGGGCGCACGTGCAATACGAGCGACGCAAGGAACGGGCGGACCCGCTGGAGACGCTCGTGACTGACTCACAGGAGTGA
- a CDS encoding adenosylcobinamide amidohydrolase: MFEVDRHTGLARMAHDGARWLSTSWDGGYRRADAVYNLTVPEGFERTDLDAYREQRLADAGFPPGPALLTGVDVANARCARSGPVTVLATAGVSNPAVLPMGGDDAEPGAAADPAPDDGVEGGRPGTVNLLVGTRRALDDGALATLLATAVEAKAATLLDVAGVPGTTSDAALVGCVPDAAPAEFAGSATEVGAATRACVRDAVRASLAARYDDGPPTPAGAPYGVVTDRQTDVFQP, translated from the coding sequence ATGTTTGAGGTCGACCGGCACACCGGGTTAGCCAGGATGGCCCACGACGGGGCTCGCTGGCTCTCGACGTCGTGGGACGGCGGCTACCGGCGCGCCGACGCCGTCTACAACCTCACCGTCCCCGAGGGGTTCGAGCGGACGGACCTCGATGCCTACCGCGAACAGCGACTCGCCGACGCGGGCTTTCCCCCCGGCCCGGCGCTCTTGACCGGCGTCGACGTGGCGAACGCCCGGTGTGCCCGGAGCGGCCCGGTGACCGTGCTCGCGACAGCCGGCGTTTCGAACCCGGCGGTGCTGCCGATGGGTGGGGACGACGCCGAGCCAGGGGCCGCCGCCGACCCGGCGCCCGACGACGGCGTCGAGGGCGGGCGACCCGGCACGGTCAACCTCCTCGTCGGCACACGTCGCGCTCTCGACGACGGCGCGCTCGCGACGCTCCTGGCGACGGCCGTCGAGGCGAAGGCCGCGACCCTGCTGGACGTCGCCGGCGTCCCGGGGACGACCTCCGACGCCGCGCTCGTGGGCTGTGTCCCCGACGCGGCACCCGCCGAGTTCGCCGGGAGTGCGACGGAGGTGGGGGCGGCGACACGTGCGTGTGTCCGGGACGCCGTCCGGGCGAGTCTGGCCGCTCGCTACGACGACGGCCCCCCGACGCCCGCGGGGGCCCCTTACGGCGTCGTCACCGACCGCCAGACGGATGTGTTCCAGCCCTGA
- a CDS encoding DUF7262 family protein: MPRAQLPLSLVEVALGAVLILGVALGFALGTPAPDTRTPQLTAYAEDTATVLANEAPRHGGTTRLGEVLRSEGAFERERGALERRVDRIVPANVMYRVVTPHGTVGFPKPEGVPTGTAMVSTGYGRVRIEVWYA, from the coding sequence ATGCCTAGGGCGCAACTCCCGCTGTCCCTGGTCGAGGTGGCGCTCGGTGCCGTGCTGATACTCGGGGTCGCGCTGGGGTTCGCGCTCGGGACGCCGGCGCCGGACACGCGGACGCCCCAGCTGACGGCCTACGCCGAGGATACGGCGACGGTGCTGGCAAACGAGGCGCCGCGCCACGGCGGCACGACGCGGTTGGGGGAGGTGCTGCGCAGCGAGGGGGCCTTCGAGCGGGAACGGGGCGCGCTGGAACGCCGCGTCGACCGCATCGTGCCCGCGAACGTGATGTACCGGGTCGTGACGCCACACGGGACCGTCGGGTTCCCGAAACCCGAGGGCGTCCCGACGGGGACGGCGATGGTCTCGACCGGGTACGGCCGGGTCCGCATCGAGGTGTGGTACGCGTGA
- a CDS encoding cob(I)yrinic acid a,c-diamide adenosyltransferase: MSDDQTDPARNAAGPTAEPITPGAPADFGLVQVWWGDGKGKTTAALGMATRAVGHGYRVHLLQFMKGGTGTVEDVRGEYNAIAALRGFSYENAGHYGWHGFLDGSDDDEHAARAKAALDRAREILAGSAAADLSTPLQADAPPEAGVNMLVVDEILYAANRGLVDPADVVDLVESKPEDLELVLTGGHEEPDYVVEHADLVTEVRKQQHPLDAGHAARKGTEY; the protein is encoded by the coding sequence ATGAGCGACGACCAGACTGACCCCGCCCGAAACGCGGCCGGCCCGACGGCCGAACCGATCACGCCCGGCGCGCCCGCGGACTTCGGCCTCGTCCAGGTGTGGTGGGGGGACGGGAAGGGAAAGACCACCGCGGCCCTGGGGATGGCGACCCGCGCCGTCGGCCACGGCTACCGCGTCCACCTGTTGCAGTTCATGAAAGGCGGGACGGGCACCGTCGAGGACGTCCGCGGTGAGTACAACGCCATCGCGGCGCTCCGTGGCTTCTCCTACGAGAACGCCGGCCACTACGGCTGGCACGGCTTCCTGGACGGCAGCGACGACGACGAACACGCGGCCCGCGCGAAGGCCGCGCTTGACCGCGCTCGCGAGATACTCGCGGGCAGCGCCGCGGCCGACCTCTCGACCCCCCTGCAGGCCGACGCCCCCCCCGAGGCGGGCGTCAACATGCTCGTCGTCGACGAGATCCTGTACGCCGCCAACCGCGGCCTGGTCGACCCGGCGGACGTCGTCGACCTCGTCGAGTCGAAACCCGAGGACCTGGAACTGGTGTTGACCGGCGGCCACGAGGAACCCGACTACGTCGTCGAGCACGCCGACCTGGTCACGGAGGTACGCAAGCAGCAACACCCGCTCGACGCGGGCCACGCCGCCCGCAAGGGCACCGAGTACTGA
- a CDS encoding HTH domain-containing protein, translating into MSPPGREVQYTESDVIEVFRDRNDYAEPLTASEVADRLGCSRRTALNKLHSLAAETDVTSKKVGGRSRVWWIPVRTS; encoded by the coding sequence ATGTCACCACCCGGACGGGAGGTCCAGTACACCGAATCCGACGTCATCGAGGTGTTCAGAGACCGGAACGACTACGCGGAGCCACTGACGGCTTCCGAGGTCGCCGACCGGCTGGGCTGTTCGCGCCGGACCGCACTGAACAAGCTGCACAGCCTGGCCGCGGAGACGGACGTCACCAGCAAGAAGGTCGGGGGGCGCTCGCGGGTCTGGTGGATTCCGGTCCGGACGAGCTGA
- a CDS encoding DUF7263 family protein translates to MSTGTFRLPGARGRRAQTTLPALALALVVLTVLTGLSLGMADAAIAGGDRAPDERRAATALADHLVAPDGPLAVRENVLARSQVRSFDAGDLPPVATADDDYDVSVTLDGRPIARRGTPQDGTTVRRIVLLERRTRATLTPDLGDTPAVTLPRRTGAATVTVAPPNGTTVWTVRADDRVVLHDAGGLEGRFEVSLVPYETTTLRFRFAGPLDAGDVTVAYDAARTTKATLAVSVDA, encoded by the coding sequence ATGAGCACCGGAACGTTCCGACTGCCCGGCGCGCGCGGGCGTCGAGCACAGACGACGCTCCCGGCGCTGGCGCTGGCGCTCGTCGTCCTGACGGTGCTGACCGGCCTGAGCCTGGGGATGGCCGACGCGGCCATCGCCGGTGGCGACCGGGCGCCCGACGAGCGACGCGCCGCGACAGCGCTCGCCGACCACCTGGTTGCGCCCGACGGCCCGCTGGCCGTCCGGGAGAACGTGCTCGCGCGGAGCCAGGTCCGGTCGTTCGACGCCGGCGACCTCCCGCCAGTCGCCACGGCCGACGACGACTACGACGTCAGCGTCACGCTCGACGGCCGGCCGATCGCGCGCCGGGGCACCCCACAGGACGGAACGACGGTCCGGCGCATCGTCCTCCTCGAGCGGCGGACGCGCGCGACGCTGACACCGGATCTGGGAGATACCCCCGCGGTGACGCTCCCCCGCCGCACCGGCGCGGCGACGGTGACGGTGGCCCCGCCGAACGGGACCACCGTCTGGACGGTCCGGGCCGACGACAGGGTCGTCCTCCACGACGCGGGCGGCCTCGAGGGGCGCTTCGAGGTGTCGCTGGTCCCCTACGAGACGACGACGCTCCGGTTCCGCTTCGCCGGCCCGCTTGACGCGGGTGACGTGACCGTCGCCTACGACGCCGCCCGGACGACGAAGGCCACGCTGGCGGTGAGCGTCGATGCCTAG
- the cobD gene encoding threonine-phosphate decarboxylase CobD: MDPDTVERLRASGDDAIGPDGRVPHGSDDDPQVLDFSANTNPRLPPGVETVYREAFDAARSYPADDYSAFRAAAAEFVGCSPEQVVPTAGGLEAIRLAIQTTVRAGESVLVPEPSFGEYAREVGLQGAEPSFVAHDAVLDADPEPHGLVVVCNPNNPTGETYDPASLGAFAGRCRDAGTTLLVDEAFLGFTDDPSLAGREGVVVARSLTKLFGLPGVRMGYAVATGDALDRLTTARRAWSMSAPAAAVGAHCYRQDAFVAATRERVARERERMVERLATRFDVHPSDAPFLLLEVADASVDALLASAREQGLALRNARTFRGLDSHVRVAVRTSAENDRLLEALDV; this comes from the coding sequence ATGGACCCAGACACGGTCGAGCGGCTGCGGGCGAGTGGGGACGACGCCATCGGTCCCGACGGCCGCGTGCCCCACGGCAGCGACGACGACCCGCAGGTGCTCGACTTCAGCGCGAACACGAACCCGCGGCTCCCGCCCGGCGTCGAAACCGTCTACCGCGAGGCGTTCGACGCCGCCCGCTCGTACCCGGCCGACGACTACTCGGCGTTCCGGGCGGCGGCCGCCGAGTTCGTCGGCTGTTCCCCCGAACAGGTGGTGCCGACCGCTGGCGGTCTGGAGGCGATCCGACTGGCCATCCAGACGACGGTCCGGGCCGGCGAGTCGGTGCTCGTCCCGGAGCCGAGCTTCGGGGAGTACGCCCGCGAGGTGGGACTCCAGGGCGCCGAGCCGTCGTTCGTCGCTCACGACGCGGTGCTGGACGCCGACCCAGAACCCCACGGGCTGGTCGTCGTCTGCAACCCGAACAACCCGACCGGGGAGACCTACGACCCGGCCTCGCTCGGGGCGTTCGCCGGCCGCTGTCGCGACGCGGGGACGACGCTGCTGGTCGACGAGGCGTTCCTGGGCTTCACTGACGACCCGTCGCTGGCCGGCCGCGAGGGTGTGGTGGTCGCGCGCTCGCTGACGAAACTGTTCGGCCTGCCGGGCGTCAGGATGGGCTATGCCGTCGCGACGGGCGACGCGCTCGACCGGTTGACGACCGCGCGGCGCGCGTGGTCGATGAGCGCCCCCGCGGCCGCCGTCGGTGCCCACTGCTACCGGCAGGACGCCTTCGTCGCGGCGACGCGGGAGCGCGTCGCCCGCGAACGCGAGCGGATGGTCGAGCGACTGGCCACGCGCTTCGACGTCCATCCGTCGGACGCTCCCTTCCTCCTCCTCGAGGTGGCCGACGCGTCCGTCGACGCACTCCTCGCGAGCGCACGCGAGCAGGGACTCGCCCTGCGGAACGCCCGGACGTTCCGCGGCCTGGACAGCCACGTCCGCGTCGCGGTCAGGACCTCAGCGGAGAACGACCGCCTGCTGGAGGCCCTGGATGTTTGA
- a CDS encoding P-loop NTPase — translation MVEVFAVASGKGGTGKTTSAVALGMALSDRYDVTVVDADTGMANLLFHAGLSSAETTLHDVLADDAPVFDAAYDRFGMTVVPCGTSLEGFRDADPTRLREVVATLAADTEVILLDSPPALDSRAAVLPVVMADRTVIVLQPTIPAISDGLKVQEYAASYDTDVAGLLFNKVRDEEPIDRVAEKTERYFDGPTLAAVPEAEAAREARRAGRPLLAHAPESAAAAAYRRAADALTIANGRPGDVADRFRSAVIPHPP, via the coding sequence ATGGTCGAAGTCTTCGCCGTCGCCAGCGGGAAAGGGGGGACGGGCAAGACGACGAGCGCCGTCGCGCTGGGGATGGCGCTGTCGGACCGCTACGACGTGACCGTCGTCGACGCCGACACCGGCATGGCGAACCTGCTCTTTCACGCCGGCCTGTCGTCGGCCGAGACGACGCTGCACGACGTGCTGGCCGACGACGCGCCCGTCTTCGACGCCGCCTACGATCGCTTCGGGATGACGGTGGTCCCCTGCGGGACGAGTCTGGAGGGGTTCCGCGACGCCGATCCGACGCGACTGCGGGAGGTCGTCGCGACGCTCGCGGCCGACACCGAGGTCATCCTGCTGGACTCGCCCCCGGCGCTGGACAGTCGCGCCGCCGTCCTCCCGGTAGTGATGGCAGACCGGACCGTGATCGTCCTCCAGCCGACGATACCGGCAATCTCCGACGGCCTCAAGGTCCAGGAGTACGCCGCCTCCTACGACACCGACGTTGCCGGTCTCCTGTTCAACAAGGTCAGGGACGAGGAACCCATCGACCGGGTCGCCGAGAAGACCGAGCGGTACTTCGACGGACCGACGCTGGCGGCGGTCCCGGAGGCCGAGGCCGCACGCGAGGCCCGGCGGGCGGGTCGGCCGTTGCTCGCCCACGCACCCGAGTCGGCGGCGGCCGCGGCCTACCGGCGAGCGGCGGACGCGCTGACGATAGCGAACGGCCGGCCGGGAGACGTCGCCGACCGCTTCCGGAGCGCGGTCATCCCCCACCCACCATGA
- a CDS encoding NTP transferase domain-containing protein: MCGGRGTRLAAPVEKPLFEVGGVPMVDRVLGALDASSVDAVYAATSPATPETRAHVDVPTVETPGEGYVDDLSSALADDRLSTPVLTVAADLPLLDGEILDRVLDAHDGGSTTVLVPAALKRDLGGSDDTTYERGGREAAPTGVNVVGDAGDDAWWTDDVRLAINVNTRRDARVAAHLLASRNLL, from the coding sequence ATGTGCGGGGGCCGCGGGACCCGCCTGGCGGCCCCGGTCGAGAAACCCCTGTTCGAGGTGGGCGGCGTGCCGATGGTCGACCGCGTGCTGGGCGCACTCGACGCCAGCAGCGTCGACGCGGTGTACGCCGCCACGTCGCCCGCGACGCCCGAGACGCGCGCTCACGTCGACGTCCCGACCGTCGAGACGCCCGGCGAGGGGTACGTCGACGACCTGTCGTCGGCGCTGGCCGACGACCGCCTCTCGACGCCGGTGCTCACCGTCGCCGCGGACCTGCCGCTGCTGGACGGCGAGATACTCGACCGGGTCCTCGACGCACACGACGGCGGCTCGACGACCGTCCTGGTCCCCGCCGCCCTGAAACGCGACCTGGGGGGCAGCGACGACACGACCTACGAGCGAGGCGGCCGCGAGGCGGCACCGACGGGCGTGAACGTCGTCGGCGACGCGGGCGACGACGCGTGGTGGACAGACGACGTCCGACTTGCAATCAACGTCAACACGCGGCGGGACGCGCGAGTGGCCGCGCACCTGCTCGCGTCGCGAAACCTTCTCTAG
- a CDS encoding DUF7289 family protein, which translates to MSRTPSRGQSHVVGVVLLLGITVVALGGLTAAVGTVVDGQTAAADEARVEHAFRTELRPVEHTGPNEARVSFTEGRLSTVERDLSITTPTGVARTVEVGGLVYDSGQSRVALVAGSVIRGTAGNAWLERDPPVTVTRNADTLVVGAPRLGASGESLAGTGGASVRLRTNVSHERIELGEREYGVALETAAPGPLARYFRRQNATTRVRDLDGDGVQSVVATFPGNRTLYLVVHRMRLEVAHG; encoded by the coding sequence GTGAGTCGGACGCCGTCGCGCGGCCAGTCACACGTCGTCGGCGTCGTCCTGCTGCTTGGCATCACCGTGGTCGCGCTGGGGGGTCTGACGGCGGCCGTCGGCACCGTCGTCGACGGCCAGACCGCGGCGGCCGACGAGGCACGTGTCGAACACGCCTTCCGGACCGAGCTCCGGCCGGTCGAACACACCGGGCCGAACGAAGCGCGGGTCAGTTTCACGGAGGGGCGCCTGTCGACCGTCGAGCGCGACCTCAGCATCACGACGCCGACGGGCGTCGCACGGACCGTCGAGGTCGGCGGGCTCGTCTACGACTCCGGCCAGTCCCGCGTCGCCCTCGTCGCCGGCAGTGTCATCCGCGGGACCGCCGGGAACGCGTGGCTCGAGCGCGACCCGCCCGTCACGGTCACGCGGAACGCGGACACCCTCGTCGTCGGCGCGCCGCGACTGGGGGCCAGCGGGGAGAGTCTCGCCGGAACCGGCGGCGCGTCGGTGCGACTCCGGACGAACGTCAGCCACGAGCGGATCGAACTGGGCGAGCGGGAGTACGGGGTCGCACTCGAGACCGCAGCCCCCGGCCCGCTGGCACGCTACTTCCGGCGCCAGAACGCCACCACCCGGGTCCGGGACCTCGACGGCGACGGGGTACAGAGCGTGGTCGCCACCTTCCCGGGGAACCGGACACTGTACCTCGTGGTCCACCGGATGCGCCTGGAGGTGGCCCATGGATAA
- a CDS encoding DUF7266 family protein, with translation MDNRAVSPVVEKLLALGLVVVYVGLLTTTLYGGAVPAYRAAVGSELGERTLAEATARVEQAVPPDARAGSARYRVDLPATIGGAAYAIRTDGRDLVLVHPDPAVGGRTRPVLPDRVDALAGTWESGAETVVIVDGPPGELTVELEER, from the coding sequence ATGGATAACCGCGCGGTCAGCCCCGTCGTCGAGAAGCTGCTCGCGCTGGGGCTGGTGGTGGTCTACGTCGGCCTCCTGACGACGACGCTGTACGGCGGCGCCGTCCCGGCCTACCGGGCGGCCGTCGGGAGCGAACTGGGCGAGCGGACGCTGGCGGAGGCGACGGCCCGCGTCGAGCAGGCCGTCCCACCGGACGCCAGGGCCGGGTCGGCGCGGTACCGGGTCGACCTCCCGGCGACGATCGGCGGCGCGGCCTACGCGATCCGGACCGACGGGCGTGACCTCGTGTTGGTCCACCCCGACCCCGCCGTCGGCGGACGGACCCGACCCGTGTTGCCCGACCGGGTCGACGCGCTCGCCGGGACCTGGGAGAGCGGCGCCGAGACGGTGGTTATAGTGGACGGGCCGCCGGGCGAGCTGACCGTCGAACTGGAGGAACGATGA